The following are encoded in a window of Planctomycetaceae bacterium genomic DNA:
- a CDS encoding ABC transporter permease subunit produces MNTPDDLNVHGHRDEPASAENRRPDYESAVAHNSFWDRAGLLVRKELRETLRDRRTIITLLAMPIILYPLLGMTFRMLAVSRLTSRNGPPQYTISVGSDVEGVWLQSALEIGKEMIDLRRRGSANEQFDPPNMADANAEPAVRSDAEFHEDSPMDTEPVIDLASADPEPELHIVVADEHIHFDLEETVASGETDLSVQVEFDQWSGIVEPLQDANVTVYSNKRSAISREAERLLEERLAAANLFHAVNVARRYNDRLRLPVRFSNRTVESTQQTQGFLGLLPLALLLMTVTGGVYPAIDLTAGERERDTLETLIALPIPTVHLLMAKYIAVFVVTMLTGAINLVAMTATVYALRMETQLFGSEGISLKLVISLLSIQIVFALFYSAVLLAITSTSRSFKEAQAFLIPLMLISIAPGLSILLPGWHLSGAIAVVPLVNMLLLARDVFEGNAILLPGVAAVASTLIYAASALALAAKYFGRDAMAVGSRGSWADLFRRPESESSGPTFVAAMLTLATMFPLYFFANGLLGRSADAVSPNARLLFSGTLTVLLFAVYPAIVVMWQRFSFSATWPMLRVTRGNPTLDHRISLLLWPFVAILGVGTWPWIYELVMTTQQFGLAQLDPARLKQVAEILERWRAVPLALMIICLGVLPGVCEELFFRGFLLSGLKKAIRPWMAIIACGTIFGVFHVIAAEGATLERLLPSTALGCLLSWIAIRSGSVLPGLVMHVLHNSTLLALAHFRDELANLSLGDIQAEHLPTKWLATSALCIVIGIVGVWSTTRVRHSTSEA; encoded by the coding sequence TTGAATACTCCGGATGATCTCAATGTTCACGGCCATCGCGACGAGCCGGCATCCGCCGAGAATCGAAGACCAGATTACGAATCGGCAGTGGCGCACAATTCGTTCTGGGATCGCGCGGGGTTACTGGTCCGGAAAGAGCTGCGGGAAACGCTCCGTGATCGTCGCACGATCATTACACTTCTGGCCATGCCGATCATCCTCTACCCGCTGCTGGGTATGACCTTTCGGATGCTGGCAGTTTCCCGCCTCACGTCCCGGAATGGTCCGCCTCAGTACACTATTTCTGTCGGAAGTGATGTCGAAGGTGTCTGGCTGCAATCCGCGCTGGAAATCGGTAAGGAAATGATCGATCTCCGGCGACGCGGTTCTGCGAATGAACAGTTCGATCCACCAAATATGGCAGACGCAAACGCTGAGCCTGCAGTTCGATCGGATGCAGAATTCCATGAGGATTCTCCCATGGACACTGAACCTGTCATTGACCTTGCTTCAGCCGATCCGGAGCCAGAGCTTCATATTGTTGTCGCTGATGAACACATCCATTTCGATTTGGAGGAGACGGTTGCATCCGGGGAGACCGATCTGTCTGTGCAGGTGGAATTCGACCAGTGGTCCGGGATTGTCGAACCCCTGCAAGATGCGAACGTCACTGTTTACTCCAACAAGAGATCAGCCATCAGTCGTGAAGCTGAACGACTGCTGGAAGAAAGGCTGGCTGCAGCTAATCTTTTCCACGCCGTCAACGTAGCACGCCGGTATAACGACCGCCTGCGTCTGCCCGTGCGCTTTTCAAACAGAACAGTGGAATCAACTCAACAAACACAGGGGTTTCTGGGGCTGCTGCCACTGGCATTGTTGCTCATGACTGTGACCGGTGGCGTGTACCCGGCGATTGACCTGACTGCAGGAGAACGCGAACGCGACACCCTGGAAACGCTCATTGCCCTGCCGATTCCAACCGTGCATTTACTGATGGCCAAATACATCGCCGTGTTCGTCGTAACGATGCTCACCGGAGCGATTAACCTGGTCGCAATGACGGCAACCGTATATGCCCTGCGCATGGAAACACAACTCTTCGGGAGCGAGGGCATCAGCCTGAAGCTGGTGATTTCGCTGCTTTCAATCCAGATCGTCTTCGCGTTGTTTTATTCCGCCGTGTTGCTGGCAATTACCAGCACCTCGCGCAGTTTCAAAGAAGCTCAGGCATTCCTGATTCCTTTGATGTTGATTTCGATCGCCCCGGGACTGTCGATCCTGCTTCCGGGATGGCATCTGAGTGGCGCCATCGCAGTTGTTCCACTGGTCAATATGCTTCTTCTGGCTCGAGACGTATTCGAAGGAAACGCAATCCTGTTGCCAGGCGTAGCTGCAGTAGCTTCGACGCTTATTTATGCGGCAAGCGCCCTTGCTCTGGCCGCAAAATATTTTGGGCGTGACGCCATGGCCGTTGGCAGTCGCGGCAGCTGGGCCGATCTCTTCCGACGACCCGAATCAGAATCAAGCGGGCCAACATTTGTGGCTGCGATGCTGACGCTGGCAACAATGTTCCCTCTTTACTTCTTCGCCAATGGACTCCTGGGACGCAGCGCCGATGCCGTCTCTCCGAACGCGAGGCTGTTATTTTCCGGAACACTAACCGTACTGCTCTTCGCCGTTTATCCGGCGATCGTTGTTATGTGGCAACGATTTTCGTTCTCTGCAACGTGGCCCATGCTTCGAGTCACTCGCGGAAATCCAACGCTGGATCACCGAATCTCACTCCTTCTCTGGCCATTCGTGGCGATACTCGGAGTCGGGACCTGGCCGTGGATTTATGAACTCGTAATGACCACACAACAATTCGGCCTGGCACAGCTCGACCCCGCCCGATTGAAGCAGGTTGCCGAGATCCTGGAACGATGGCGTGCTGTCCCGCTCGCTTTAATGATTATCTGTCTCGGTGTGCTGCCAGGCGTTTGCGAAGAATTGTTCTTCAGGGGTTTCCTTCTCTCCGGATTGAAGAAAGCCATTCGTCCCTGGATGGCCATCATCGCCTGCGGCACGATTTTTGGGGTGTTTCACGTCATCGCGGCTGAAGGAGCAACGCTGGAACGCCTGTTGCCAAGTACGGCACTTGGCTGCCTCCTCTCCTGGATCGCGATCCGAAGCGGCAGCGTTCTGCCTGGATTGGTGATGCACGTCCTGCACAATTCCACCCTGTTGGCACTAGCACATTTTCGAGATGAACTTGCCAATCTGTCACTGGGAGATATTCAGGCGGAACATCTTCCAACGAAGTGGCTGGCAACCTCTGCGCTGTGTATCGTCATTGGAATTGTCGGAGTCTGGTCGACAACCAGAGTGAGACATTCAACTTCAGAAGCTTGA